From the genome of Ahaetulla prasina isolate Xishuangbanna chromosome 15, ASM2864084v1, whole genome shotgun sequence, one region includes:
- the LOC131185500 gene encoding uncharacterized protein LOC131185500 yields MRQTAVPLSKKSSPWSKDHCNFLLDRIDTQLSSLQGSSGPRIKGSSWDAPQGLGEIEVTSRRADPGRTNAGGDRDVSSREMDCRGDGLLHLPDSKETPSRSESICTEDLAAEFHKGLVDLLLSSDEDEAPSGLSSGPRDVRPPTSSATVLSKMAVPGPTLRSLHPVSDPLRSEPTSKQVPAEASVEKQSQELSPRSRGGPLQSLTQHGVKNMASLGEKRSARRQNCSAKSSSGTDIGRGGQPWKRNHHAKLQSSREEEAVSRKSGFLELERGGKELERSSEPRQNITRSSKYRLVVGDPLSSWQRARRTTSKNRVPPRRAEVSHPEKTSSDHPGGEPLGGCCRNHLLPLDGEDQGFLLPRCLYPPKAELLGGKASLSPSGLGTDPGIVHGPRDAQKTPGLARRLREAWVVASSPEVHGEIPERRETVGHNVKMKSLLPPSDPWRSSSSSISDADEEGFAQLTGQSRRTSGNFRRWAPNWKEATAGNYKLNQHMALELENFQEALQERQELARRLELQMEEHQDKVEKARADLILLEYKREICLKEVVELEQELSILRRQGRQYGALQVEVSRLVSEREELRDQTRCLEDQLSSLKLQLKSSRARLSSVEEMASEKTEQFQKALLSRKDLEIARMHETLVGLEAEKEALDGIVRHLKEEKQHQLKQLQQEASLEKEKELCQLREEMELQQKQALEECAETSEVAKASALREQAATFQKEIESLQKILKEREAEAIQQQEAMKKQAVALKVEAKEMVQNTLLQEQKKWETNAQAALQMQREVLGEQDRRRRADLQRALEKERKLNGALRNETADLRQKIEGLENQTRLLEQEKQASLEGLQVGLQKEKDEALQRLREELEQERMQEREEMKMKLQQMEEGEKHLQAECSRMSLREQEAQAQADRMDLFWATQITLACQQLQELLPEKETLLPHLLCRGALPLSSVAALQALREMTEEIQSYIQDLNRELESQRQRIFQIQREKEVELRQQKEQLHLESQSILEALKEQLVQEHMTDILALQRSWLKEGQEKDKPRWGPSPEERVGELRAAQKKVTCGEADHTPVNQPKEELDLEPEGRLTSSSCKNLATPGSEGRHFSTKWSQCHPSGMLCSPSLGTRRSLLPNPGLRHHLQNRIRKLRAENGGYWGAQSGHPRELPQSLVN; encoded by the exons ATGAGACAGACGGCGGTCCCTCTGTCGAAGAAGTCCAGCCCCTGGTCCAAGGATCACTGTAATTTCCTGCTAGATCGCATTGACACTCAGCTCAGCTCCTTGCAG GGATCATCTGGACCAAGGATCAAGGGAAGCAGTTGGGATGCTCCTCAAGGCCTCGGTGAGATTGAGGTCACTTCTAGAAGAGCAG ATCCAGGCAGGACAAATGCAGGTGGGGACAGAGACGTGTCCTCTCGGGAGATGGACTGCAGAGGAGATGGACTTCTGCACCTCCCTGACTCAAAGGAGACCCCGAGTAGATCAGAGTCCATTTGCACCGAAGACTTGGCTGCCGAGTTCCACAAAGGTCTGGTGGATCTGCTGCTGAGCTCTGATGAGGATGAGGCACCTTCTGGTCTTTCATCAGGCCCCAGAGACGTGAGGCCACCCACATCCAGTGCCACCGTCTTGTCCAAGATGGCCGTTCCTGGTCCAACTTTAAGATCTCTCCACCCTGTTTCGGATCCTCTCCGATCGGAGCCTACAAGCAAGCAGGTGCCAGCAGAAGCATCCGTGGAGAAACAGAGCCAAGAATTGTCTCCTCGTTCCAGAGGAGGTCCACTCCAGAGTCTTACTCAACATGGAGTCAAGAACATGGCGTCCCTAGGAGAAAAACGATCTGCCCGTAGGCAAAACTGTTCTGCCAAGAGCTCCAGTGGAACGGATATAGGAAGGGGAGGCCAACCGTGGAAGAGGAATCATCACGCCAAGCTCCAGAGCTCCAGAGAAGAAGAGGCGGTCTCCAGGAAAAGTGGATTCCTGGAATTAGAGCGAGGAGGAAAAGAACTAGAACGATCTTCCGAACCGAGACAGAACATCACTAGAAGCTCAAAGTACCGGTTGGTCGTTGGAGATCCTCTGTCGTCCTGGCAAAGGGCCAGAAGAACCACGTCAAAAAATAGAGTCCCGCCAAGGAGAGCAGAGGTCAGCCACCCTGAGAAGACCTCATCGGACCACCCAGGAGGAGAGCCCCTTGGAGGATGCTGCAGAAATCACTTGCTACCTCTTGATGGAGAAGATCAAGGGTTCCTCCTGCCTCGCTGTCTCTATCCTCCGAAAGCCGAACTCCTTGGCGGAAAGGCGAGTCTGTCTCCGTCTGGACTGGGAACGGATCCCGGAATCGTTCATGGTCCAAGAGATGCTCAGAAGACTCCAGGGCTGGccagaagactcagggaggccTGGGTTGTTGCTTCGAGCCCTGAAGTCCATGGTGAAATTCCAGAGAGGAGAGAAA CTGTTGGCCACAATGTGAAGATGAAGTCCTTGCTGCCACCAAGTGATCCATGGAG gTCCTCGAGCTCCAGCATCTCCGATGCAGATGAAGAGGGGTTTGCACAGCTGACCGGCCAAAGCAGGAGGACTTCTGGCAACTTCAGGAGGTGGGCTCCCAACTGGAAGGAAGCCACAGCAGGAAACTACAAGCTAAACCAG caCATGGCTCTGGAGCTGGAAAATTTTCAGGAAGCCCTACAGGAGCGCCAGGAGCTGGCAAGGAGACTGGAGTTGCAAATGGAGGAACATCAGGATAAAGTGGAGAAGGCCAG GGCTGATTTGATACTGCTGGAATATAAGCGGGAGATCTGCCTGAAGGAAGTCGTGGAACTGGAGCAAGAGCTCAGCATCCTCAGGCGGCAGGGCAGGCAGTACGGGGCCCTGCAGGTGGAG GTGTCTCGTCTGGTCAGTGAGCGAGAAGAGCTGAGGGACCAAACGCGCTGCTTAGAAGACCAGCTGTCTTCTCTGAAGCTCCAGCTGAAGAGTTCTAGAGCCAGGTTGTCCTCCGTGGAGGAAATGGCCAGTGAGAAGACCGAGCAGTTTCAGAAG GCTCTGCTGTCCAGAAAGGATCTGGAAATTGCCAGGATGCACGAGACCCTCGTAGGCTTGGAGGCGGAAAAGGAAGCGCTGGACGGCATTGTCAGGCacctaaaagaagaaaaacagcatCAGCTGAAGCAGCTTCAACAGGAGGCATCTCTGGAAAAG GAGAAAGAGCTCTGCCAACTAAGAGAAGAGATGGAGCTGCAGCAGAAGCAAGCTTTAGAAGAG TGTGCTGAGACCTCAGAAGTGGCTAAGGCCAGCGCTCTTAGGGAACAAGCTGCCACCTTCCAGAAGGAAATTGAAAGTCTACAAAAGATCCTAAAg GAGCGAGAGGCAGAAGCCATCCAGCAGCAGGAAGCCATGAAGAAGCAGGCAGTGGCCCTGAAGGTAGAAGCCAAGGAGATG GTGCAGAACACGCTGCTCCAGGAGCAGAAGAAATGGGAAACCAACGCCCAGGCAGCCCTACAGATGCAGCGGGAAGTCCTGGGAGAACAGGACCGGAGGAGGCGGGCGGATCTCCAGAGAGCcctggagaaagaaaggaaactcAACGGTGCTTTGCGGAATGAAACGGCTGACCTCCGTCAG AAGATCGAAGGCTTGGAGAACCAGACCCGTTTGTTGGAACAGGAGAAACAAGCCAGCTTGGAAGGACTCCAAGTTGGGCTACAGAAGGAAAAGGACGAAGCTCTCCAGAGGCTGCGAGAGGAGCTGGAGCAG GAAAGGAtgcaagaaagagaagaaatgaaaatgaagctACAACAGATGGAAGAAGGTGAAAAACACCTACAAGCAGAATGCAGCCGGATGTCCCTCCGGGAGCAGGAAGCTCAGGCCCAGGCTGACCGAATGGATCTTTTTTGGGCCACTCAGATCACCTTAGCATGTCAGCAGCTGCAGGAGCTCCTTCCTGAGAAGGAAACCCTGCTACCTCACCTGTTGTGCAG GGgtgcccttcctctctcctctgtcGCCGCCCTCCAGGCCCTGCGAGAGATGACGGAAGAAATTCAGAGTTACATCCAGGACCTCAACCGTGAGCTTGAGAGTCAAAGGCAACGTATTTTCCAGATCCAGAGAGAGAAG GAGGTGGAGTTGAGGCAGCAGAAAGAACAGCTTCACCTGGAGAGCCAATCCATTCTGGAAGCCCTGAAAGAGCAACTGGTTCAG GAACACATGACCGACATCCTTGCCCTGCAGCGCAGCTGGTTGAAGGAAGGACAGGAGAAAGACAAGCCCAGGTGGGGCCCATCACCCGAAGAGAGAGTTGGTGAGTTGCGTGCAGCCCAGAAGAAGGTGACTTGTGGGGAGGCAGATCACACGCCCGTCAACCAACCGAAGGAGGAACTGGATCTGGAACCAGAAGG ACGTTTAACCAGCAGTTCCTGCAAGAATCTGGCAACTCCTGGGTC